Proteins encoded together in one Vigna angularis cultivar LongXiaoDou No.4 chromosome 5, ASM1680809v1, whole genome shotgun sequence window:
- the LOC108338979 gene encoding protein NUCLEAR FUSION DEFECTIVE 6, mitochondrial isoform X3: MIPITKMSSAAARSIFRSCSAGRSAFRVASEAKTARSPFRIASNRPLSQSTLRLPVELSSCVVSMMPYHTATASALMNSMLSISSRTSAWIPEGL; encoded by the exons ATGATTCCGATCACGAAAATGTCATCCGCCGCCGCCAGATCAATATTTCGATCATGCTCCGCCGGTCGTTCGGCGTTTCGCGTCGCCTCGGAAGCCAAAACGGCTCGTTCTCCGTTTCGCATCGCGTCCAATAGACCTCTCTCGCAATCCACTCTCAG GTTGCCTGTGGAGTTGAGTTCATGTGTGGTATCGATGATGCCGTACCACACGGCCACTGCTTCTGCGCTCATGAATTCCATGCTTTCAATTTCAAGCCGCACGTCCGCTTGGATTCCCGAAG
- the LOC108340484 gene encoding 26S proteasome non-ATPase regulatory subunit 2 homolog A, whose amino-acid sequence MAPDPNRAGTSASTSAVKDDAVSKKKVENEDLSDEDLALKQQLDLYVERVQDADPGLQKVALESMRQEIRTSTSSMTSVPKPLKFLRPHYGTLKTYYETMAESDLKKYLADILSVLALTMSAEGERESLKYRLLGSEGDIGSWGHEYVRNLAGEIAQEYAKRQSEETPIDDLMELVQQIVAFHMKHNAEPEAVDLLMEVEDLGMLSAHVDKTNFKRTCLYLTSSARYLPGPDDMLVLDIAYSIYKQFEEYPNALQIALFMDNMQHVRDVFNSCNDVLRKKQFCYMLARHGITFELDEEMAADDDREMFQDIINNSKLSEGYLTLARDIEVTEPKSPEDIYKAHLLDGRASAGASVDSARQNLAATFVNAFVNAGFGQDKLMTVPSDSSSSASSGNWLFKNKEHGKTSAAASLGMILLWDVDSGLAQLDKYFHSNDNHVIAGALLGVGIVNCSIKNDCDPAMALLGDYTDKEDTSIRIGAIMGLGIAYAGSQNEQLREKLTGVLNDSKASLDVLAFTAISLGLIFVGSCNEEIAQAIIYTLMDRSESELGEPLTRLLPLGLGLLYLGKQDSVEATAEVSKTFNEKIRKYCDMTLLSCAYAGTGNVLKVQNLLGHCSQHLDKGETHQGPAVLGIAMVAMAEELGLEMAIRSLEHLLQYGEQNIRRAVPLALGLLCISNPKVNVMDTLSRLSHDTDSEVAMAAVISLGLIGAGTNNARIAGMLRNLSSYYYKDTSLLFCVRIAQGLVHLGKGLLTLNPYHSDRFLLSPTALAGLITMLHACLDMKAIVLGKYHYVLYFLVLAMQPRMLLTVDENLKPLSVPVRVGQAVDVVGQAGRPKTITGFQTHSTPVLLAAGDRAELATEKYLPLSPILEGFVILKENPDYREE is encoded by the exons ATGGCGCCCGATCCTAACCGCGCCGGCACCAGCGCCAGCACCAGTGCGGTCAAAGACGACGCCGTTTCAAAGAAGAAGGTCGAGAACGAAGATCTA TCCGATGAGGATTTGGCGTTGAAGCAGCAGCTAGACCTTTACGTGGAGAGGGTTCAAGATGCCGACCCGGGATTGCAAAAGGTTGCACTCGAGAGCATGAG GCAAGAAATTCGAACTTCCACGAGCTCTATGACTTCCGTTCCTAAACCCTTGAAGTTTCTTCGCCCGCATTATGGAACTCTTAAGACGTATTATGAAACTATGGCGGAGTCTGATTTGAAG AAGTACCTTGCAGATATATTGTCGGTTTTGGCGCTCACAATGTCTGCCGAAGGAGAACGA GAAAGCCTCAAGTATAGATTACTAGGTTCAGAGGGCGATATTGGTTCCTGGGGCCATGAGTATGTTAG GAATCTGGCCGGAGAGATTGCACAAGAATATGCCAAACGGCAG AGTGAAGAGACTCCCATAGATGATCTCATGGAACTCGTGCAACAAATAGTTGCTTTTCACATGAAG CATAATGCTGAACCTGAAGCTGTGGATCTTTTGATGGAG GTTGAAGACCTTGGCATGTTGAGTGCACATGTtgacaaaacaaattttaaaagaacttGCCTATATCTCACCAGTTCAGCAAG ATACCTCCCAGGGCCAGACGATATGCTAGTTTTGGACATTGCTTATTCAATTTATAAACAATTTGAAGAATATCCAAATGCACTCCAAATTGCATTGTTCATGGATAACATGCAG CATGTGAGGGACGTTTTCAACTCTTGTAATGATGTGCTGCGAAAGAAGCAATTCTGTTACATGCTTGCACGTCAT GGAATTACTTTTGAGCTTGATGAGGAGATGGCTGCAGATGATGACAGAGAAATGTTTCAGGATATCATCAACAATTCTAAGTTAAGTGAAGGATATCTCACCCTTGCTCGTGATATCGAAGTTACAGAGCCCAAGTCCCCTGAGGATATATACAAG GCACACTTACTTGATGGCCGGGCTAGTGCTGGTGCAAGTGTTGATTCAGCTAGACAGAACCTTGCTGCAACTTTTGTTAATGCATTTGTAAATGCTGGCTTTGGTCAg GATAAATTAATGACTGTTCCTTCAGATTCTTCAAGTAGTGCTTCTTCTGGAAATTggcttttcaaaaataaggaGCATGGGAAAACTAGTGCTGCAGCTAGTCTG GGTATGATTTTGCTGTGGGACGTTGACTCTGGACTTGCTCAACTTGACAAGTACTTCCATAGTAATGATAATCATGTCATTGCTGGTGCATTATTGGGAGTCGGAATTGTCAATTGTAGTATCAAGAACGACTGTGATCCT GCAATGGCACTTCTTGGTGATTATACAGATAAAGAAGACACATCAATCAGGATTGGTGCTATAATGGGTTTGGGTATTGCATATGCTGGTTCCCAGAATGAGCAG TTACGTGAGAAATTGACAGGTGTACTGAATGATTCTAAAGCATCACTTGATGTGCTTGCTTTCACTGCTATTTCTCTGGGCTTGATCTTTGTGGGTTCTTGCAATGAGGAAATTGCCCAAGCAATTATATACACACTAATGGACAGGAGTGAGTCAGAGTTAGGAGAGCCCCTTACCCGACTCTTACCTCTTGGCCTTGGTCTTCTATATCTTGGGAAGCAG GACAGTGTTGAGGCAACTGCCGAAGTTTCAAAGACTTTTAATGAGAAAATTAGAAAGTATTGTGATATGACGCTTCTGTCATGTGCCTATGCTGGAACTGGAAATGTCCTCAAG GTCCAGAATCTCTTAGGTCATTGTTCACAACATCTTGATAAAGGTGAAACTCACCAAGGTCCTGCTGTGCTTGGAATTGCTATGGTAGCCATGGCTGAAGAACTGGGACTTGAGATGGCAATTCGATCATTAGAACATCTTCTACAGTATGGAGAGCAGAATATTCGTAGAGCAGTTCCTCTGGCACTTGGTCTACTTTGCATATCAAATCCAAAG GTCAATGTTATGGATACCTTAAGTAGACTGAGCCATGATACGGATTCAGAAGTAGCTATG GCGGCAGTAATTTCCTTGGGTCTAATAGGTGCTGGAACGAACAATGCCCGAATTGCTGGCATGCTTCGAAATCTTTCAAGTTATTACTACAAGGATACCAGCCTTCTATTTTGT GTGCGGATTGCCCAAGGTCTTGTGCATTTGGGAAAGGGTTTATTAACACTTAATCCATATCATTCTGATCGTTTCCTACTATCACC GACAGCACTTGCCGGACTAATTACCATGTTACATGCATGCCTAGATATGAAAGCTATTGTGTTGGGGAAATATCACTATGTTCTGTACTTCCTCGTTTTGGCAATGCAG CCAAGGATGTTGCTGACTGTGGATGAGAACTTGAAGCCTTTATCAGTGCCAGTTCGTGTTGGCCAAGCAGTAGATGTTGTTGGACAAGCCGGTCGTCCTAAAACAATTACTGGCTTTCAGACCCACTCCACCCCTGTTCTCCTGGCTGCTGGGGACAGGGCAGAGCTGGCAACAGAAAA aTACCTTCCCCTATCGCCAATTCTTGAaggttttgtaattttgaagGAGAATCCAGATTATAGGGAAGAATGA
- the LOC108338979 gene encoding protein NUCLEAR FUSION DEFECTIVE 6, mitochondrial isoform X1, with translation MIPITKMSSAAARSIFRSCSAGRSAFRVASEAKTARSPFRIASNRPLSQSTLRLPVELSSCVVSMMPYHTATASALMNSMLSISSRTSAWIPEGQKQTT, from the exons ATGATTCCGATCACGAAAATGTCATCCGCCGCCGCCAGATCAATATTTCGATCATGCTCCGCCGGTCGTTCGGCGTTTCGCGTCGCCTCGGAAGCCAAAACGGCTCGTTCTCCGTTTCGCATCGCGTCCAATAGACCTCTCTCGCAATCCACTCTCAG GTTGCCTGTGGAGTTGAGTTCATGTGTGGTATCGATGATGCCGTACCACACGGCCACTGCTTCTGCGCTCATGAATTCCATGCTTTCAATTTCAAGCCGCACGTCCGCTTGGATTCCCGAAG
- the LOC108338979 gene encoding protein NUCLEAR FUSION DEFECTIVE 6, mitochondrial isoform X4 codes for MIPITKMSSAAARSIFRSCSAGRSAFRVASEAKTARSPFRIASNRPLSQSTLRLPVELSSCVVSMMPYHTATASALMNSMLSISSRTSAWIPEGS; via the exons ATGATTCCGATCACGAAAATGTCATCCGCCGCCGCCAGATCAATATTTCGATCATGCTCCGCCGGTCGTTCGGCGTTTCGCGTCGCCTCGGAAGCCAAAACGGCTCGTTCTCCGTTTCGCATCGCGTCCAATAGACCTCTCTCGCAATCCACTCTCAG GTTGCCTGTGGAGTTGAGTTCATGTGTGGTATCGATGATGCCGTACCACACGGCCACTGCTTCTGCGCTCATGAATTCCATGCTTTCAATTTCAAGCCGCACGTCCGCTTGGATTCCCGAAG
- the LOC108338979 gene encoding protein NUCLEAR FUSION DEFECTIVE 6, mitochondrial isoform X2 produces MIPITKMSSAAARSIFRSCSAGRSAFRVASEAKTARSPFRIASNRPLSQSTLRLPVELSSCVVSMMPYHTATASALMNSMLSISSRTSAWIPEDCNDDV; encoded by the exons ATGATTCCGATCACGAAAATGTCATCCGCCGCCGCCAGATCAATATTTCGATCATGCTCCGCCGGTCGTTCGGCGTTTCGCGTCGCCTCGGAAGCCAAAACGGCTCGTTCTCCGTTTCGCATCGCGTCCAATAGACCTCTCTCGCAATCCACTCTCAG GTTGCCTGTGGAGTTGAGTTCATGTGTGGTATCGATGATGCCGTACCACACGGCCACTGCTTCTGCGCTCATGAATTCCATGCTTTCAATTTCAAGCCGCACGTCCGCTTGGATTCCCGAAG